DNA from Brassica napus cultivar Da-Ae chromosome C4, Da-Ae, whole genome shotgun sequence:
CGCGGGTGGAAAATCTAATAGCATGATTGGCTCCCATATGTTTCATTCGGTTTGAGTGGTTGTGTTGCAGGGAGCAGTGTGCCCAAGATTTTGTATGCTCATGTTTGTTCTGTTAATAGGCTCATTCATTTGGTTCTTTGTCGCCTCTGCTTGTGATGTCGAACTTCTGATTGTTAAATCTGCTTCGGTTGCGGTTTTAATCGCGGGTGTGAGACCAATACTTGTGCTCTCTAATTCCCAAAGCTTCATTTCACTTCTTAGCATGATTGGCGTTGAGTTTCGAAGACTGGTCAGCAATATTAGGTGTTATTTATGTGTTATGTTTGCTCATGTCTTATGGTGTTATATCTCATTTCTCTGCTTTGCTATGGTAGCAGTAGATGTTTTAGCCGGTTTGTCTTTGTTATTGATTGATGTAAACAATTTCTCAAGCTATGgagattaattaataaaaaactgttgtttgataaaaaaaaaaaaaagtaattattcAATAATTGAATAGAAAACACAGGCATTAAAgtagaaaactaaaataatataaatattttaataacaaaGGAGTTCATCCATGTTCACATATCACTCCCTGGATTTCGGTCCAAAGAATCAAACCGATGTTCTGGAGTGCTGTCGACAGAGTAATGATGCTTTAGATGAAGATAAGTACTTTGTGTTTCTAACTTTCTATGGAGAATCTTCCAGCGTGAGAGATTCTTGATGTCTGTGGGTTTTGGAAAAAGAAAACGCACAGAATGAATGAATGTATCAAATCATGAATGAGATTCCGTTTTTCATGGCCTAAATCAATCTATCTCGCTTTCTCAAGGTtgtctttaatttttattttaacaattaattattGTATTCTAAATTGACTGaatatttctttattattttcgtCCAATAGAATAATCACTGTAAGAATCTCTTTTATTGGGATTAGAGTTTCAAGTCCAAAAATTCAGAGAAAACTGCTCATTTTGTTCTCCTATATCAAACTTCAAATCTCCttcttctctctgcttcatcGTCACAAGTAACCATCATGGACACACTCGTTGCTCAGTTGCAGAGACAATTTCGTGACTACACCATTTCTCTCTATCACCAggtttcttcttcgttttttcCTTACAGATAAAGTTAGTAAATTTTAGCATCTGGGTACGAAAATGAATCCAAAGGTGGATCCTTTTTGTTAGAGATGATCCTCTAAAGTTGTTAGGGTTCTTGATTTGGAAATTGAGGGTTAAAGAGTTAGTTTAAAGTTTCTGTGAAATGGGTTCTTGTTTACTTATCTAAAGGTGACTCCTTTTTAGCGATGATCCTCCTCTACAGTAGTTAGGGTTCTTGGATTTGAATTTGGAAATTGAGGATTTAAGAATTGGTTTTAAGCGTGCGTGAAATGGGTTATTGTCTCTTTTTCCAAAGGTGTCTCCTTTATAGATTTAAGCTTTTCTTACTGAGAGCTTGAATTTGAAAATTAAGGCTTTGGCTGAGATTAGTTGTTTTGGTATGTGAAGGGGTTTCTGGATGATCAGTTCACTGAGCTGAAAAAGCTGCAAGATGAATGTAGCCCTGATTTTGTGGCAGAGgttgtttctctcttctttgaaGACTGTGAGAAGCTTATCGGTAACATGGCTAGAGCTCtgtaagtttttttctttttgaccttTGTGTGCACATCTAGTATAATCAAAAGATATGTTTtggtttgatatttgtttttgtacATACTTCAGAGATCAGACAGGAAATGTAGATTTCAGTCTGGTAGGTTCTAGTGTTCATCAACTCAAAGGTAGTAGCTCAAGGTAATGTTACTCAGATCTGTAATCTCAGTCCTTTGTCTCTTATCTCCTACTTAGTCTTAGTGAAGAGGTCGTTCTTGTTTGTGTAGTGTTGGTGCCAAGAGGGTCAAAGGTCTTTGTGTTACCTTCAAGGAGTGTTGTGACTCTCAGAGCTTTGAAGGGTAAGCTCATTTTCTGctatgttcatttttttttttaattgttgagAGTTGAGACTAATTTGGGGAACAATTCTGCTTCAGGTGTGTGAGATGTTTGCAGCAGGTGGATATTGAGTACAAGTCATTGAAGGCAAAGCTTCAAGATTTGTTCAATGTAAGTGACAAAAGATTATGAGAAACTGTGAAAGAACATAGTTATGAATGATTCTTGTATTGTCTTCTGCAGCTTGAGCAGCAGATTGTCCAAGCTGGTGGTAGAATCCCTCAGGTTGATATATAAGATACTCGCCGACGACAGAACATGAATTTGATCAATCAGACTATCAGAGTGATGATGATTTGCATTCTCAGGATGTTATTGtttagttaaaacttaaaagttaaaacacttACAAATGTGTGGAAAAGACCCGAGTGATTGTTGTTGTTAGATCAGTACTATGTAACTTTATCAATCGCTTTGGTTTGATGACCCTTGTTCCTAATATATAATCTGAATCGTTTGCTACGATTTTGAATCTCATAAAAATCATATGAAGAAGAAGTATATGTAAAACACGAGTTTACGAAGTTAAATTGTATTAAACGACGCCGTAAGCAGATGATCATTGTGGAAGGCTTCCAGGGAGAGATACCAATCAAGAACAAATCTGCAAAGCTAAATTGTATAAACGACGCCGCATCCATTGGCCTTTGACGAAAGAAGTTAAATAGCACTAGACGACACCGTTAAGAGAGAGATCACTTCGCTCGGTATTCTCAAATGAGTGAAGTTTTGCGCAGAGCCAAACACACACTTAGCGTCAAGCAATACCAATCTCTCTTGAACCAGTATGCAGCTACTCAATCACTCTCCAAAACCAAGGCTCTACACTGCCACGTCATCACCAACGGTCGAGCCTCCGACCACATTCTCTCGACCCTCTCCGTCACATACGCTCTATGCGGCCACACCGCCCACGCACGCAAGCTGTTCGACGTAATGCCTGAAAGCTCTCTGCTTTCTTACAACATCGTCATCAGAATGTACGTGCGCGACGGGATGTACCAAGACGCTGTAAACACGTTCGTTAAGATGGTCGGCGAGGGAACTAAGTGTTGTCCCGATGGTTATACGTACCCTTTTGTTGCCAAGGCTGCTGGAGAGTTAAAGTCTGTGCCTTTAGGGTTGGTGATTCACGGGAGGGTCTTGAGAAGCTGGTTTGGCGCGGATAAGTATGTGCAGAACGCGTTGCTTGCCATGTACATGAGCTTTGGGAGGGTTGAGATGGCGAGGAGAGTGTTTGATGTGATGATGAACAGAGATGTGATTTCTTGGAACACGATGATTAGTGGGTATTATAGGAATGGGTATATGAGTGATGCTTTGATGACATTTGATCGGATGGTAGATGAGGGTGTTGGTGCTGACCACGCTACTGTTGTTTCCATGTTGCCTGTTTGTGGTCACTTGAAGGATCTTGAAATTGGAAGGAATGTTCATAAACTGGTGGATGAGAAGCGGTTAGGTGATAAGATAGAGGTAAAGAATGCGTTGGTGAACATGTATTTGAAATGTGGTCGTATGGACGAGGCGAGATTTGTGTTTGATAGGATGGAGCGCAGGGATGTGATCACATGGACTTCTATGATTAACGGATATACAGAAGATGGGGATGTGAAGAACGCTTTGGAGTTGTGCAGGTTGATGCAGTTTGATGGCGTGAGACCTAATGATGTGACTATAGCCTCTCTTGTTTCAGCTTGTGGTGATGCTTTGGAGCTGAATGATGGTAAATGTTTACATGGTTGGGCAATAAGGCAAAGGGTTCACTCCAGTGTCATCATAGAAACTTCTCTGATCAGCATGTATGCTAAATGCAGTCGAGTGGACCTTTGCTTCAAAGTCTTCTCTGGGGCTTCAAAAAACCAGACAGGTCCCTGGAGTGCGATTATCGCCAGTTGTGTGCATAATGAACTTATGAGTGACGCGTTGGATCTCTTCAAAGGGATGAGACGGGAAGATGTTGAACCGAACATTGCTACACTAAACAGTCTCCTTCCAGCGTATGCAGCTTTGGCAGATCTGCGCCAAGCAATGGACATTCATTGCTACCTAACCAAAACCGGGTTTACGTCGAGCCTCGATGCAGCTACAGGGCTGGTTCATGTTTACTCAAAGTGTGGAACTTTAGAATCCGCCCACAAGATATTTGATGGGATCCAGGAGAAACACAAGAGCAAAGATATAGTTCTATGGGGTGCATTGATCTCTGGTCACGGGATGCACGGAGATGGCCATAACGCGCTGCAAGTTTTCATGGAAATGGTTCGGTCTGGTGTGACGCCAAATGAAATCACATTTACTTCTGCCTTGAACGCTTGCAGCCATTCCGGCTTGGTCGAACAAGGCTTGACATTGTTCAGGTTTATGCTTGAGCATCATAAGAAGATAGCTCGACCAAACCATTACACTTGCATGGTTGATCTTCTTGGTCGAGCAGGTCGGTTAGAAGAAGCTTATAATCTCATTACAACAATTCCATTTGAACCAACGTCAACTGTTTGGGGTGCATTGCTCGCTGCATGCGTCACACATGAGAATGTCCAGCTTGGAGAAGTTGCAGCAAACAAGCTGTTCGAGCTAGAACCAGAGAACACAGGAAACTACGTGTTGTTGTCGAATATCTATGCGGCTTTGGGACGATGGAAAGATATGGAGAAGGTGAGAAAAATGATGGAGGATGTTGGTTTGAGAAAGAAACCAGGTCATAGCACAGTCGAGTTCAGACAAAGATTATGAacaattgttatatttttttttgtattatttctGTTAGCGAAATGATATAAGATGTGGAGAAGATACCTAATGAAAAATTTAGCAGAAGTAAATGTTGTTCATACACATACATGAACTGTGACAACAAATGGTTTGCACAACAATGATAATACATGAGAATCTGAAGTTGCCACAACATCACACCAACTctatgcaaactgatgatcccaAGTCCACCAACAACATTTCACCAGCAGAAGATACATTAGCGACAGCTTCAAGCAACGTGTATAGTCACTGAACCTCGGATGCTCCTTCGGAATCAGACAAAGGTAAGAGAGTACAAACTCCAAGCATATGTCCATTGAGGCAAACATAATACTCAATGCTATCTTCATAAGCCCCCAATCTACAGCTAGCACTCTGTGGTATCATCCTCGCCTGAAGCATACTCCACAGCTTCGCCTTGCAATAAGGACAAACCTCTGTGGGATGAAACGATGTCCCTTTCCTAATAAGCAACTTCCTCACCTTCGACATTGAAAACGATTTGAAAATCCCACGGAAGAATCCCAAATCACCATCTTCTCCTCCTTGATCCAAATGCTCACAAGGATCAGAAACATAAAGAATGTCATCGTTTCGACACTGAGGAGGAAGGAAGCTCCTTCCTGAAGTTCTAGAGAAGCGGGTCCTGTGAACAAAGTGACCAGGGACTTGAACATCGCTAAAGAGTCCACCTTTACTGGAACCTGAGCAGTAAATCAAAAGCTTCCCAAGTGCCCTCCAACTACCATCAACACTGTGGCTGCCACTAGACTGGAGATCACACATCATCTTCGGCGCTCTGGCTCTGCAGAACTCTTTCCACAGCAGTCTCTTAGCAAGATCATCAAACCATTTACAGACACAAGACAGAGTGGCGATTACATTAGGGTTCCAGTTTAGATGCTGAACCATAAGGAACAGTACTTCTTCACTAAGATGTCCTTTCGTGCAATGACAAGTCGCCGAGTGAACACAACGGTACTGCTTCGCTATTATCATCCTCTAAGCCTAGCACAGAAGCAAATAGTAAGCCTTAACCTCACTGAACAAATGCATTTAAGTAAAAGCAAGAAGCTTTAACTAATTGGTAAAAAGTGACTATATCATGAGACAGAGATTAGAGATTCATATGATCATATAAACAATACCCACATCAAAGGTGCATTCTTTATGTATATAGAAACACTCTTATGAAACCAAATTCGTTTTCTTGTTCAAAACTTTAAAGATTCCcacaaaaccaaaaatcaaaatagcCCAGATCTATAACACTCCTTGCTTCAAAGATAAGGGACATCTCACCTTAGTTTACACCAATCAATTACACAAGAGGTTCAGTAAAGTGTAAAGGTGGGACCTTTGAGTTGAATCGAGAGTATACTAGTTTAGGGTTTTGCTCGAGCGACCATGAAGCataaagaaaaaggagaaaaggGTTAGCATTTCAACTGATTCTGATGCTTTCCAGCAATACCCAGAGagaaaagttttgaactttggttaaagaatgaagaagatgaggtgaTGCATGCAGAGATCGAGAAGAAGCAAGCAAGCAAATCTGCTTCTttcctaattttatttttttttctgattgttTTCTATGTAAGTGGGAAATGTACGGTTTGTCTGCGATTCTACGGGTTATGTTAAAGTACGGTAAGGTGTACGGTGTGGCTAATCCGTTTGATTGGATGGAGGCTGATCTCGCTACAAAGAGTTGGTGACTCCGTTAACGTTAACGGCAACGACGCATTTTACaattacaatgtttttaattaatgtgAAGTTTAATTAACTCCATCTACTAGTTTGTCTCCATTGTAGctgaatttcataaatttataaaatagtggagaaaGGTTGAAAAATGGGGGAAAAGATTTTGACAATTaaaaaggagtttttgaaacatgttaaaatgtgaaaatatcTTCTGAAGCAGACAAGATAAAGCGTTGGTTACGAAAACTAAAGAAAGGCAAGTGAGTTAGAGCTTAGAAGCTCCCCATGTCCATCCTTGTCTGGAACCCAATTCAATATGATCCCATCATGAAAACTAGCATCATGATTATGAACGGTTGACAGATTGAACCAATGTGAATAATAATAAAGCAAAGATCTGAGTCTGTTCATAAGTCTAATAATGGTATTGTTGAACAAACACAGAGTCATAAGGCCATTGGTATTCATTCTTTTTG
Protein-coding regions in this window:
- the LOC106426523 gene encoding histidine-containing phosphotransfer protein 3, encoding MDTLVAQLQRQFRDYTISLYHQGFLDDQFTELKKLQDECSPDFVAEVVSLFFEDCEKLIGNMARALDQTGNVDFSLVGSSVHQLKGSSSSVGAKRVKGLCVTFKECCDSQSFEGCVRCLQQVDIEYKSLKAKLQDLFNLEQQIVQAGGRIPQVDI
- the LOC106426569 gene encoding pentatricopeptide repeat-containing protein At5g39350, coding for MSEVLRRAKHTLSVKQYQSLLNQYAATQSLSKTKALHCHVITNGRASDHILSTLSVTYALCGHTAHARKLFDVMPESSLLSYNIVIRMYVRDGMYQDAVNTFVKMVGEGTKCCPDGYTYPFVAKAAGELKSVPLGLVIHGRVLRSWFGADKYVQNALLAMYMSFGRVEMARRVFDVMMNRDVISWNTMISGYYRNGYMSDALMTFDRMVDEGVGADHATVVSMLPVCGHLKDLEIGRNVHKLVDEKRLGDKIEVKNALVNMYLKCGRMDEARFVFDRMERRDVITWTSMINGYTEDGDVKNALELCRLMQFDGVRPNDVTIASLVSACGDALELNDGKCLHGWAIRQRVHSSVIIETSLISMYAKCSRVDLCFKVFSGASKNQTGPWSAIIASCVHNELMSDALDLFKGMRREDVEPNIATLNSLLPAYAALADLRQAMDIHCYLTKTGFTSSLDAATGLVHVYSKCGTLESAHKIFDGIQEKHKSKDIVLWGALISGHGMHGDGHNALQVFMEMVRSGVTPNEITFTSALNACSHSGLVEQGLTLFRFMLEHHKKIARPNHYTCMVDLLGRAGRLEEAYNLITTIPFEPTSTVWGALLAACVTHENVQLGEVAANKLFELEPENTGNYVLLSNIYAALGRWKDMEKVRKMMEDVGLRKKPGHSTVEFRQRL
- the LOC106426570 gene encoding EID1-like F-box protein 2, translating into MIIAKQYRCVHSATCHCTKGHLSEEVLFLMVQHLNWNPNVIATLSCVCKWFDDLAKRLLWKEFCRARAPKMMCDLQSSGSHSVDGSWRALGKLLIYCSGSSKGGLFSDVQVPGHFVHRTRFSRTSGRSFLPPQCRNDDILYVSDPCEHLDQGGEDGDLGFFRGIFKSFSMSKVRKLLIRKGTSFHPTEVCPYCKAKLWSMLQARMIPQSASCRLGAYEDSIEYYVCLNGHMLGVCTLLPLSDSEGASEVQ